Genomic window (Juglans microcarpa x Juglans regia isolate MS1-56 chromosome 2S, Jm3101_v1.0, whole genome shotgun sequence):
GTCATCTCCAGAAATTCTGATGCACATCTTAGTGGAGCAATGTTGTTAGAATTAAAGTCTACTGGGAGATCATaacaaaattttagaacaaattcaaatgtttctGATCCTCCTGGGAAGTTTTCAAGCTTGACGTCGAACCCCGAATTTAAGATTGAAGGCTGAAGTTCTAATCGGTGTATGTAGCCACATTTTGACACCAAGGGATACTGTTtcaggagaaaagagttaataTATCTGGGTATGGGATGGGTATCTTACCCTTTATGCATCCTGATTGATATGATTTAGAGCTATACAAAAGGAAGTTTTACACAGATGATCCAAGAGGGAGGACCGAGACAAGAACGCTCAACAGTAACAAAAGACGACTATGActcttaggtctcgtttgttttcacagatgaaacgagatgagttgagataaaagttgaaagttgaataaaatatttttagaatatatttttttaatattattttggaatttaaaaaagttgaattgtttattttattttgtatgagaatttgaaaaaattgtaatgattagatgagatgagatgaaatgagaatgattgtgaaaacaaatgagaccttaTTGTTTTGGCTTATTCCTTTTAATGTGAAAAATATGTTTAGAACTTATTTTCACGAAAATCTATCAAAAATCTATTCAACCATGCGACTCTTGTACGATTATATGCatcatatatatgatcttagTCAGTACAATTAATTTCTCTAATTAATGAACAAATTAGACCGAGTGCAAAGTGGTGTCTCAAGGTGCTTGAGCCTGATATGTATTCACCTTTGATATATCTTTGCTTTTGAAAGGTCAGGATTGTAGCTTTCATTTAGCTAGCTTAccaacaaggaaaaaaagagtTCTCTGGACTTTAGAAATTGAGTGATGTACTTTCTCTTGTTCATATACGGTTACCTTGTGAACATTAAAGGTGATTCCCTGAACTTGGACTGATAAATCTGTAGGCATTGGTGAAGGAACAAACCTGAAAAGAAGATGGCACGGGAAATAGAGATGTGAAGCCGTTGAAACCACAAAAGAATTGGAGGAAAAATAAGCAACAAACTTGATATGCCTGAGAAATCCTATATCAGCTTAAACACTCTCTAGGAACAACAAGCTTTGTCTTTCATATGAGAAACTGGATTTTATTGTCAATCATGAACTAACTATTATGTTACCTCGAGAGTTCTTTCTCTTGAAAGCTATTAACTGTAGCGTTGAGTTTGCTGCTGCCACGGGCACCGGGGATTACGATGCTTTGGTCGTCACCTTGGTCATTGCCATCAGAATCACTGCCAGGGCTTGGTGGTCGAGAGACTCGAGCCACTTGAGGAGACTTCTTCATGGTGATTCTCTGGCTGGAGAGGTACCTGTTATGAGTGACAAGAGATATATAGGTCAAACAATAAGGCAATGGAGAATGTGGGGTATGCTCCAAATAAATGCCTGAGAAATTAGTATGTGGTTGGAATAGGGGGGTACCATTATGAGGGCTGGTGTGGattgttcatttttttccttggatGTGTATCAACTGTCACGAAATTCGATTATGACATTAGAGATGAATTAGGTCAGTTTCAGTGAAATACTGAGAATGTTGGGTCCATGTTCATTTTGAGCCACAAAATTAAACATGGACCGGGACCAATATAtagatggttgtgtggttgagaCAAAGTAGCATGTAGATATGTTAACTTACTTGTTGGTCTCTTATGAcagaaaaaatgcataaacattgaTGTTACACTTACATCTGTTGAAATTTTAGAGGTTGAATCCATTATCCATATGATATTCGTATTTATCAATCAGATTTTTTCGAGTCCTTGTTTGAAGTGGAAATGATggtattaatttttctttaaattctgCAAAAGGAAAGTTACTTCAACAGTAGAAGTACTATTCTTTAAGtttccttctatttttattatttgttgcatgctttgatttataaatatcttGTGTGAAATATGCCAAATAGAGATGATTCAATGGACCTGACTGTCTCGCAGCGTGCACCTGCACAGAGCCATGTGCATGCGCCGGGGAATTCAGAGCTGCTATCCCAATCGGTTGTTCCCCTGCATGCCAAAGATGCCCTAGCTGGAACCCCATTTCTTCCCGTGAATAATGTTGACAGCTTAGGACAGGTTGTTCTATATATAGAAGGATTCACACTTCTGTGCTGCTCGTGGATTGATTCCATTACCTTATATTACATATTCATGCACGAGTTGGTGTAAAATATACACAATCAATCTATTTGATGGGTCAAACTCCTTCATGTCTAGCTAGGAAAAAGGTACGTGCCAACCATGCCATTGATACAATCAAGCAACTTAACCTCAAGGGAGAGCTTAAGtcacaaattaaaatttcacttgtaaatttaaaatttataagcaTCTTGCAATAACCTAGAAATTTAAAATCTCACTTATAATACATATCTATatgttaacgtcatgtttcatACGTCTTTGGATTAGGTTCTAGCAACTCAAGTATTCAGAATTGGGCCtgcgaaaatagagaagaagacaACTAGGAGAGGATGGCCTTGGGACCGGGGAGTCTTCGATGCCAAAATTATTAtcctttttttgaaaatttataaataaatgagagagtctagggatcagagagagatTTCTTGTACCTgagagttgctatttataccggAAGTCTGGGGGAGACAGATCGTGTTTGCCCCCATGGAGTCTGTGTCcttttatgttctttttgtcAGAGTCATTTAATGTAGCGTGCCATTGCAACGACTTCGTTAATGTGGCATGTAGTTCAAGTAGTGGTGCTATTAATGAGATGTGGTTTCCCGATTTGCATTACCCTGCTAGCATCATTGATGGCCCGTCGATATCTCCTTGTCAAATGATTGAGGGTTCCCCTTACTTCCCGCCCGTTTACATGGACAGGTACTCAAGGTCTGGGACACTGTTCGAGGGGTTTCCATGTCGGCGAGTCTCATCCTCCTACAGTACGCTCCCTTATGGAGGTTGCATCCATGGGTGTCTACCCATAGGCCGGGCCGAAGAGTCTATTTGTTCTAGACTGGGCCTTCGCTTCTTGTTCCCTTAGTTGTTATTTTCAAGGCCGCTAAGATTTgggtttggggggggggggggtatttGACAAGTTACACATTgcatataaaattatcaaaattaacaCGTCTCGCCTTCAATTTTTACATTATCAAAAGTTGACACTTACCATCCTTGTGAACAAAAAATAAGTGACATAACATAATCTCAATGATCAAAGCTTAATGAAGTGTAAGTATCAGTGTTTGATAGTTTAAAGATCATCATTTTGATAGCTTGAAGGGCAAAGTGCAAAATGCTTTGAAGTGTATTTATCTattgaaaatttctatttataaacCAATGTGGATAGCACACATCGTAAAGtgcttacatgatataatttgatttgaaagagaaattttaaaatctaaaacatacaaatcaaatattatcaaTTGAGTTACATGAATGGTATGCTCTATGCATCTGATTCACAATAGAATAACTCTGTTATCCGTTTTTATAGGGGATCATGAATGTGCTTTGGAGTTTGGAGAAAAATAGGGGCAAATTTGGATAGAAGATTTGATTTCTGATGCCTACTCTTCACCGTGGTTGGTGGTTTTTTCCTCCGGACTATCATATAAATAGATTAAGCTCCAAACATTCTTGGTTTCTCTATCAATTCTTTCTCTTCTAAAAAATTCCGAGAATTTCTGAGATTCAGATCTAAGTACTCTTTCCTAAGTTTCCTTCACCTTCGATTTTTCCACAATTGGAAGGAGCCGAGAATCTGAAATATGGTGACGGTGTCCCCTCTCGCCAAATACAAGCTGGTTTTCTTGGGCGATCAATCCGTTGGCAAAACCAGCATTATCACCCGCTTCATGTACGACAAATTCGATACCACCTACCAGGTTCCGATTAATCCACCAATGACTATTTCCTCTTAGTTTtctattcttttgttttcagaATTCTAGTCTCTGATGCCTTGATTTGGTGGTCTATATGGTAGGAAAGATAATTCGATTCGGTTCTTGatctttttcctttgtttcctCAACGTTGTCCATTGAGTTCTCTGTCTGTTAGGAATGTAGGCTTCTTATGATTTACCACTACGAgaataaagaagttttgaaatcTCTGTCTGTTAACAATCATGTGTAGTTGTCGAATTAGTTTCGAAGCAAAGTTGAACAGAGGCGATGCAATATTCGGGACAAATATCCTTGGTTTGtttatacagatttcataaCCTTTCAAAGAATTCGCTGTCCTTTTAGGGATTTATTATCGTTGTTGCTTTAGGTGTAAGTGTTGTGTTTAATTGAACCAAAGGTGACCGTTTATTAGATCTTGCGGTGTAATTAGTCGAACCAActcttaggcctggtttggatgcacaaaatcattttatttcatctcatttcatcattacaattttttcaaactcccacacaaaatataataaacaactcaactttttccaattccaaaataaaattatattaaaaaattatattctaacaatattttattcaactttcaacaaaacatatcGTCTCTAcgtatccaaacgaggccttagctttcaaggaaaagaaagatataatatgatagatctgtgtgtgtgtgtgttatttGTTGTTAGATGCTGATGTATCTAGTCGTGGGATTAATAGAATTCGCATTCGATTACTACTGCTAAAAAGATAGAAGGCAACTGAACACGAAGTGTATGAACTGGTCACTCACAGTTTGAAAGATGACTAAACTGGGAAAATTAATTATGTCAAATTTCCACATTAACAAGCTTTTGCCTGATGTTCGGCTATATAAATTGCAGGCTACCATTGGAATtgattttttgtcaaaaacGATGTATCTTGCAGATCGGACAGTTCGTTTGCAGCTTTGGTAAGATGCAGTAtacctatttcttttttataaacaagTTGATTTTTACGCTTGTCTACCCACTTGCTAGGATGGATAAAAGAAGGAGAATGAGGGGGAGGGAGGTGATGATATTGGTGATAGGAATATTGTCATTAGTCATCAATATAAAGCAAATTATTCTGCTTACAAAATTACTCATTAGAAACGAGTTGGTAAAACAATTATGTCAGAATTTTAAAGTAAATTTCACTCATGTGATTTAGATATTTGTGATGAACTTTGTAGTATCTCATGATTATGGTAACACAATGTTCTTGCTTTTCCAATTCTTTTCCATGTATCGGTGATGTATGTGCTGATGTACATACTTTAATTTTGTTACCGTAATATGATATTATACTCCACAGGGACACTGCCGGACAAGAAAGATTTAGGAGTCTTATTCCAAGCTACATCAGAGATTCGTCTGTTGCGGTAGTTGTCTATGATGTAGCAAGTGAGTCGTTAGTCCAACTCAAAAGAAGTTTATAATTtccttatattatttatattatttgaatacTCCTTGCAAGTTTCTGTgtcaatttgaatttattttacatggataatatttttccatgaaatgaaCTTTTTGCATGCAAacaattgttttcttttctcttttggtaAAAAATGGGCTATGACAGATTtttatttgcatatatatatttatatatatatatagagtaatgatatacacataaCACATTATACAACACATTacgtaataatattataaaatgagagtatttttataaacttatgttatttttataaaaatacctcttatttaaaatataattatataaaatattataaaaaatattgtgtataaatcattttctatatatatatatatatatttgtgtatgtTTGCGAGAGTGTCCATTAATATTCGTGTAAATCTTGCCTTCATCCGGTAGATCACGTGAGGTGATTATGTTATCAAGATTTAAGATGAAGAACGGCATGTCTTATAGAGTTTTCTGATTACCTCACTAAGCCGTCATCATGCAGATAGGCAATCATTCCTGAGTACTAATAAGTGGATTGAAGAGGTACGTACCGAACGGGGAAGTGATGTCATCATCGTCCTTGTCGGCAACAAAACCGATCTTGTTGATAAAAGGTGAGGAATTAAGGGGTTTAATATATGTGCTGGATTAGTTATTTCGATTATTCATGGTAGTCAATATTTACCTATATCTCCACTTGCTGCCATTAGATGTTAAAAACCTTTTCACCACACTGAGGCTCAGGTAGACTAGACTctcgtttcattttattttattattataatttttatataaaatataataaataatttaatttttt
Coding sequences:
- the LOC121252946 gene encoding ras-related protein RABH1e-like; the protein is MVTVSPLAKYKLVFLGDQSVGKTSIITRFMYDKFDTTYQATIGIDFLSKTMYLADRTVRLQLWDTAGQERFRSLIPSYIRDSSVAVVVYDVANRQSFLSTNKWIEEVRTERGSDVIIVLVGNKTDLVDKRQVSIDEGDAKSREFGVMFIESSAKAGFNIKPLFRKIAAALPGMETLSSAKQEDMVDVNLKPTVNSSHTQQQERGCSC